Proteins encoded within one genomic window of Ranitomeya variabilis isolate aRanVar5 chromosome 4, aRanVar5.hap1, whole genome shotgun sequence:
- the LOC143770319 gene encoding apolipoprotein C-I-like — translation MKLLLALSVVLIALAVLPESSSAETKEPSLKDHLKSFGETVKAAATSVGEQTKAAFEKLHNSEFATSARKIFSDGVEKIKNKFSK, via the exons ATGAAGCTGCTACTCGCACTTTCTGTTGTCCTGATTGCTCTTGCAGTTTTGCCAG AGTCCAGCTCAGCAGAGACCAAGGAGCCCTCCCTAAAGGATCACCTTAAGTCTTTTGGAGAAACAGTTAAAGCTGCAGCTACGTCAGTGGGGGAACAGACTAAGGCTGCATTTGAAAAACTGCACAACAGTGAATTTGCCACAAGCGCCAG GAAAATATTCTCTGATGGTGTTGAGAAAATCAaaaacaagttttctaagtaa